Proteins from a genomic interval of Polaribacter sp. Q13:
- a CDS encoding prohibitin family protein codes for MANNQVDIKFPKGGVFFIILAVVVIILFSKSTVTIGPGEGGVVFEALGDGINTEKTYGEGFQIVAPWNRMIVRKVRQQAISTEMNVLSVNGLEVKVNGTIWYEPEFSNLGKLIKTKGEDYERELLDPAINAAARSVVGRYTPEQLYSSKRDVIEQEILDEIQIVLKDQFLAVKRVLVEDVKLPTTIRTAIETKLKQEQESLEYEFRLAKAKKEAERQKIDAEGKAVANKILSASLTDKILQEKGIGATLELSKSPNSKVIVIGSGKDGLPIILGNQ; via the coding sequence ATGGCGAATAATCAAGTAGATATAAAGTTTCCTAAGGGAGGTGTTTTTTTTATCATATTAGCAGTAGTAGTAATTATTTTATTTTCTAAATCTACAGTGACTATTGGGCCTGGAGAAGGTGGAGTTGTCTTTGAAGCTTTAGGAGATGGTATTAATACAGAAAAAACATACGGAGAAGGTTTTCAGATTGTAGCTCCTTGGAATCGTATGATTGTAAGAAAAGTGCGTCAGCAAGCTATTTCTACAGAAATGAATGTGCTTTCTGTTAATGGGTTAGAAGTTAAAGTAAATGGTACTATTTGGTACGAACCTGAATTTTCTAATTTAGGAAAATTGATAAAAACAAAGGGAGAGGATTATGAACGTGAATTGTTAGATCCTGCAATTAATGCAGCTGCAAGAAGCGTTGTTGGGCGTTATACTCCAGAGCAATTATATTCTAGTAAAAGAGATGTTATTGAGCAAGAGATTTTAGATGAAATTCAAATCGTTTTAAAAGATCAATTTTTAGCAGTGAAAAGAGTTTTGGTTGAAGATGTTAAGTTACCAACCACTATTAGAACTGCAATTGAAACGAAGTTAAAGCAAGAGCAAGAATCTTTAGAATATGAATTTAGATTAGCAAAAGCGAAGAAAGAGGCAGAAAGACAAAAAATTGATGCAGAAGGTAAAGCTGTTGCAAATAAAATTTTAAGTGCTTCTTTAACAGATAAAATTTTACAAGAAAAAGGAATCGGTGCTACTTTAGAATTATCTAAATCACCTAACAGTAAGGTAATTGTTATAGGTTCTGGTAAAGATGGTTTACCTATTATTTTAGGAAATCAATAG
- the smpB gene encoding SsrA-binding protein SmpB: MAVQKKINIKNKKARFEFEILDKYVAGIQLTGTEIKSIRLSQARITESFCEFNDGGELFIVNMYIQEYMFGHHFNHKPKSERRLLMNKRELRSLRKDVEAKGNTIVPLRLFINDRGFAKLEIALAKGKQTHDKREVLKDRDNKRDLARIKKSFNG, from the coding sequence ATGGCTGTTCAGAAAAAGATAAACATAAAGAACAAAAAAGCTCGTTTCGAATTTGAAATTCTAGACAAATATGTGGCTGGAATTCAATTAACCGGAACAGAAATAAAATCTATTCGTCTAAGTCAGGCTAGAATTACAGAGAGTTTTTGTGAGTTTAATGACGGTGGAGAATTGTTTATTGTAAATATGTATATTCAAGAATACATGTTTGGTCATCACTTTAACCACAAACCAAAAAGTGAGCGCAGATTATTAATGAATAAACGCGAATTACGTTCTTTAAGAAAAGACGTTGAAGCTAAAGGAAATACTATTGTTCCGTTACGTTTGTTTATTAATGATAGAGGTTTTGCTAAGTTAGAAATTGCTTTAGCCAAAGGAAAACAAACGCATGATAAACGTGAGGTTCTTAAAGATAGGGACAACAAACGAGATTTAGCACGAATAAAAAAGAGTTTTAACGGATAA
- a CDS encoding geranylgeranylglycerol-phosphate geranylgeranyltransferase, which translates to MVLLTMVLTKYALINSIFFSHISIKNYTLIHTKYLGITLTHYQFTLLAFSILLITAGGYIINDIFDIDADKINKPLKVIIGASISKKKAWILYYATSILGLLLGSYVSFTTENSAYSFFFLGTILSLFLYSKYLKKTLLIGNLIVSVLLGLVIFITVLFNEPKANSSNLLEVFSNLGTGVRLLLIMITYIVFSILTNLIREIIKDIEDINGDLKIKAKTLPILFGRKRASKVAFFFSAGLLVFLLIVLQSLTNEFVLLIYGIVCILLPLLYFMYKLWIAETKKEFSKLSTLMKIIMLFGIVSMLLFRFIDS; encoded by the coding sequence ATGGTTTTATTGACAATGGTTTTAACCAAATACGCGTTGATAAATTCTATTTTCTTTAGTCACATTAGTATAAAAAACTACACTTTAATTCACACCAAATATTTAGGAATTACTTTAACGCATTATCAATTTACACTACTTGCATTTAGCATTTTATTGATTACCGCTGGCGGATATATTATTAACGATATTTTTGATATTGATGCTGATAAAATAAACAAGCCTTTAAAGGTTATTATAGGAGCGTCTATTTCTAAAAAGAAAGCCTGGATTCTTTACTATGCTACGAGTATTTTAGGTTTACTTTTAGGGAGTTATGTATCTTTTACAACAGAAAACAGTGCATACAGTTTCTTTTTTTTAGGGACTATTTTATCGCTTTTTTTATATTCCAAATACTTAAAAAAAACACTACTTATTGGCAATCTAATAGTTTCTGTACTATTAGGTTTAGTGATATTTATAACAGTATTATTTAATGAACCTAAAGCAAATAGTAGTAATCTTCTAGAAGTATTTAGCAACCTTGGCACAGGCGTTCGATTACTTTTAATAATGATTACTTACATCGTTTTCTCTATATTAACCAATCTTATTAGAGAAATCATAAAAGATATCGAAGATATAAATGGAGATTTAAAAATAAAAGCAAAGACTTTACCTATTCTATTCGGAAGAAAAAGAGCTTCTAAAGTCGCTTTTTTCTTTAGTGCCGGTTTATTGGTGTTTTTATTGATTGTACTTCAATCATTAACGAACGAGTTTGTACTTTTAATTTACGGAATTGTATGTATTCTACTTCCTCTACTCTATTTTATGTATAAATTATGGATAGCAGAAACAAAAAAAGAATTTTCTAAACTAAGTACCTTAATGAAGATAATTATGCTTTTTGGTATTGTATCAATGCTTTTATTTAGATTCATAGACTCATAA
- a CDS encoding Maf-like protein encodes MLREKLKEHNVILASKSPRRQQFFKDLDINFTIQLKEVEEIYPPELKGTAITDFLADLKSKAFVNLADNDLLITSDTIVWLNEEALGKPKDEEDAFNMLRALSGKKHEVITSISIKSNHFQKIFNDITTVTFKELSDEEINYYIKNYQPFDKAGAYGIQEWIGFIAIENLEGSYFNVVGLPVQKLYKELMSLKPQV; translated from the coding sequence ATGTTAAGAGAAAAATTAAAAGAACACAACGTAATATTAGCTTCAAAATCTCCAAGAAGGCAACAATTCTTTAAAGACTTAGATATTAATTTTACAATTCAATTGAAAGAAGTAGAAGAAATATATCCACCAGAATTAAAAGGAACAGCAATAACAGATTTCTTAGCTGATTTAAAATCGAAAGCATTTGTTAATTTAGCAGACAATGATTTGTTAATTACCTCTGATACCATCGTTTGGTTAAATGAGGAAGCCTTAGGAAAACCAAAAGATGAAGAAGATGCCTTTAATATGTTACGGGCCCTATCTGGAAAAAAACACGAAGTAATCACCTCAATTAGTATAAAGAGCAACCATTTTCAAAAAATATTTAATGATATAACTACGGTTACATTTAAAGAACTATCTGACGAAGAAATAAATTACTACATTAAAAACTACCAACCTTTTGATAAAGCTGGAGCTTATGGAATTCAAGAATGGATTGGCTTTATAGCTATTGAGAACCTAGAAGGCAGCTATTTTAATGTTGTAGGTTTACCGGTTCAGAAACTCTATAAAGAGTTAATGAGTTTAAAACCTCAAGTCTAA
- a CDS encoding DUF6503 family protein has translation MKYLPILFLAFLISCKPSENKLTAQQVVDKAIISSGADKVGNSEINFEFRDKKYIANRKPNGSFKLTRKYKDEKLGFISDILSNDGFRRLVNGVPYQVNDSISNILSNSVNSVHYFSVLPFGLNDKAVIKKLLPSATVKGKEYYKVQVTFSENGGGEDFEDVFIYWIGKQDFLVDYLAYSYHTNDGGKRFRAINKEVLKNGIRFVNYDNYKPLNKEISLTDIDKSFEKNELKKLSEINLENIEVQILK, from the coding sequence ATGAAATATTTACCAATTCTTTTTTTAGCTTTTTTAATTTCTTGTAAACCTTCTGAAAACAAGTTAACTGCACAGCAAGTTGTAGATAAAGCTATTATTTCATCAGGGGCAGATAAAGTAGGTAATTCCGAAATTAATTTTGAATTTAGAGACAAAAAATATATTGCAAATAGAAAACCTAATGGAAGTTTTAAGCTTACCAGAAAGTATAAAGATGAAAAATTAGGATTTATTTCTGATATTTTAAGTAATGACGGATTTAGAAGATTAGTGAATGGGGTTCCATATCAAGTAAACGATTCAATCTCTAATATTTTATCCAATTCAGTAAATTCTGTTCATTATTTTTCTGTTTTACCATTTGGTTTAAATGATAAAGCGGTTATAAAAAAGTTATTGCCATCAGCAACTGTAAAAGGAAAAGAATATTATAAAGTACAAGTTACTTTCTCTGAAAATGGAGGAGGAGAAGACTTTGAAGATGTTTTTATTTATTGGATTGGAAAACAAGATTTTTTAGTTGATTACTTGGCATATTCTTACCACACAAACGATGGAGGAAAACGTTTTAGAGCGATAAACAAAGAAGTCTTAAAAAACGGAATTCGTTTTGTGAATTATGATAATTATAAGCCTTTAAACAAAGAAATTTCTTTAACTGATATTGATAAATCTTTTGAAAAAAATGAGCTTAAAAAGTTGTCAGAAATTAATTTAGAAAATATTGAAGTACAGATTCTAAAGTAA
- a CDS encoding DMT family transporter, translating into MEVKRAIKYMLISTLAFACMNSTVKYLKGIHTFEIVFFRSLGSLCFTIVFLLKYKIPMIGKNNKLLILRAIAGTTSMSLFFMSIKYLSIGTAVSIRYIAPVFSAIFAVFLLKEKIKPLQWFFFVISLVGVFVLKGFDHQLNTTGLILVLLASVLSGLVYVLISKIGKSEHPLVVVYYFMMFATVLGGLLSINNWITPKGIEWLFLLLLGVFGYVGQVFMTKAFQTASTNIVAPIKYFEVIYTATFGVFLFGEIYTFYSFLGIALIIGGLILNIWYKSKIDNSYKDSKK; encoded by the coding sequence TTGGAAGTAAAAAGAGCTATAAAATACATGTTGATAAGCACCTTAGCTTTTGCCTGCATGAATTCTACTGTAAAATATTTAAAAGGTATTCATACTTTTGAAATTGTTTTTTTTAGGTCTTTAGGATCGCTTTGTTTTACGATTGTTTTTTTATTAAAATATAAAATACCAATGATTGGTAAAAATAATAAATTACTAATTTTAAGAGCGATAGCAGGTACCACTTCAATGAGTCTTTTTTTTATGTCTATAAAGTATTTATCTATTGGTACTGCCGTTTCTATAAGGTATATTGCTCCAGTTTTTTCAGCTATTTTTGCGGTGTTTTTGTTGAAGGAAAAAATTAAACCTTTACAATGGTTCTTTTTTGTAATTTCACTTGTAGGTGTTTTTGTGTTAAAAGGATTTGATCATCAATTAAATACAACGGGTTTAATTTTGGTTTTACTAGCTTCGGTACTTAGTGGGTTGGTATATGTACTTATCAGTAAAATAGGGAAGAGTGAGCATCCACTTGTAGTTGTATATTATTTTATGATGTTTGCCACTGTTTTAGGAGGCTTGCTTTCTATAAATAATTGGATAACCCCTAAAGGAATTGAATGGCTGTTTTTATTGCTTTTAGGTGTTTTTGGTTATGTAGGACAGGTTTTTATGACCAAAGCTTTTCAGACAGCTTCTACAAATATAGTGGCACCAATTAAATATTTTGAGGTTATTTATACAGCTACTTTTGGCGTTTTCTTATTTGGAGAAATTTATACTTTTTACAGTTTTTTAGGAATCGCGTTAATTATTGGTGGTTTAATTTTAAATATTTGGTACAAGTCTAAAATTGATAATTCATATAAAGACTCTAAAAAATAG
- a CDS encoding histidine phosphatase family protein — protein MKKFLFLFVFALSLFCSCSSDETTTYYLIRHAEKDRTDKTNKNPYLNDKGLERAKKWANRFKNIHFDAIYSTNYNRTLQTATPTAKSKNLEILKYNPNKMYDSIFQQETKGKTVLVVGHSNTTPAFVNKIIEEKKYEDIDDHNNANLYIVTILGDKKTSVLETVE, from the coding sequence ATGAAAAAGTTTTTATTCCTTTTTGTTTTTGCTCTTAGCCTCTTTTGTTCTTGTTCTTCAGATGAAACAACCACCTATTATTTAATTCGTCATGCAGAAAAAGACAGAACAGATAAAACAAACAAGAACCCTTATTTGAATGATAAAGGACTAGAAAGAGCAAAAAAATGGGCAAATCGTTTTAAAAATATACATTTTGATGCTATATATTCTACCAATTACAACAGAACCTTACAAACAGCAACACCTACTGCTAAAAGTAAAAATTTAGAAATATTAAAGTACAATCCTAATAAAATGTACGATTCTATTTTTCAACAAGAAACAAAAGGAAAAACGGTTTTAGTGGTTGGACATAGCAATACTACTCCTGCTTTTGTAAACAAAATAATAGAAGAAAAAAAGTATGAAGATATAGACGATCATAACAATGCTAATCTATACATTGTTACCATTTTGGGTGATAAAAAAACAAGTGTTTTAGAAACTGTAGAATAA
- a CDS encoding acyl-CoA thioesterase: MRFHTRKWVKPEDLNPNGTLFGGKLLQFIDEEVAIYAIIQLENTRTVTKYMSEIDFVSSAKQGDIIEIGIDVLKFGNSSITLTCSVRNKLTRKTIIEVEKIVMVSLDENGHPKKHGKTEIEYVKDRLD, translated from the coding sequence ATGAGATTTCACACAAGAAAATGGGTAAAACCAGAAGATTTAAATCCGAATGGAACATTATTTGGTGGTAAGTTATTACAGTTTATTGATGAAGAAGTAGCTATTTATGCTATTATTCAATTAGAAAACACAAGAACGGTTACAAAATACATGTCTGAAATAGATTTTGTGAGTTCTGCAAAACAAGGAGATATTATTGAAATAGGTATAGATGTTTTAAAGTTTGGAAACAGTTCTATTACATTAACTTGTAGCGTTAGAAATAAATTGACTAGGAAAACAATTATTGAAGTTGAGAAGATTGTTATGGTTTCTTTGGATGAAAATGGACATCCTAAAAAGCATGGAAAGACAGAGATAGAATATGTAAAAGATAGGTTAGATTAA
- the clpB gene encoding ATP-dependent chaperone ClpB, with product MNFNNYTTKSQETIQMAQQIAQGFGHNQIENEHIFKALTQVDENVLPFLLKKLNININIVTQILDKQLESLPKVSGAELMLSREASKTLTEAAVIAKKMKDDYVSIEHLILAIFKSKSNIAQVLKDQGVTEKHLQAAIDELRKGENVTSQSQEETYNSLNKFAKNLNQLAQDGKLDPVIGRDEEIRRLLQILSRRTKNNPILVGEPGTGKTAIAEGLAHRIVDGDVPENLKGKLIFSLDMGALIAGAKYKGEFEERLKSVIKEVTSADGDIVLFIDEIHTLVGAGGGQGAMDAANILKPALARGELRAIGATTLDEYQKYFEKDKALERRFQKVQVNEPDTESAISILRGIKDKYETHHKVRIKDEAIIGAVELSQRYITNRFLPDKAIDLMDEAMAKLRMEINSKPEDLDVLDRKVMQLEIEIEAIKREKDETKLKSLRSDLANLKEERNEMNAKWKSEKEVVDNIQNAKATIEDLKMEAERAERDGDYGKVAEIRYGKMQKAQEDLEVFQKVLSENQSEKSLIKEEVTYDDIAEVVAKWTGVPVTKMIQSEREKLLRLEGQLHKRVVGQEEAIIAVSDAVRRSRAGLQNPNKPIGSFLFLGTTGVGKTELAKALAEYLFDDENAMTRIDMSEYQEKHSVSRLVGAPPGYVGYDEGGQLTEAVRRRPYSVVLLDEIEKAHPDTFNVLLQVLDEGRLTDNKGRVADFKNTIIIMTSNMGSHIIQEKFSDPKADLDAVTELAKIEVLALLKQSVRPEFLNRIDDVIMFTPLNKENIFEIVKLQIDHLKKMIGKQEITLDATDEAITYLSEKGYQPEFGARPVKRVIQKEVLNQLSKEILSGKITTDSIILIDAFDDQLVFRNQSDLVENA from the coding sequence ATGAACTTTAACAATTATACCACAAAATCGCAAGAGACCATACAAATGGCGCAACAGATTGCGCAAGGTTTTGGTCATAATCAAATTGAAAATGAGCACATTTTTAAAGCATTAACACAAGTAGATGAAAATGTTTTACCTTTTCTTTTGAAAAAACTGAACATCAATATAAATATTGTAACCCAAATTTTAGACAAGCAATTAGAAAGTTTGCCTAAAGTTTCTGGTGCAGAATTAATGCTTTCTAGAGAAGCTAGTAAAACCTTAACAGAAGCAGCAGTTATTGCTAAAAAAATGAAAGATGATTATGTTTCTATAGAGCATTTAATTCTGGCTATTTTTAAGTCTAAAAGCAATATAGCACAGGTTTTAAAAGACCAAGGTGTAACAGAAAAGCATTTACAAGCAGCCATTGATGAATTGAGAAAAGGAGAAAACGTAACTTCTCAAAGTCAAGAAGAAACTTATAATTCTTTAAACAAATTTGCTAAAAACTTAAATCAATTAGCACAAGATGGCAAGTTAGATCCTGTAATTGGTAGAGATGAAGAAATCCGTAGATTGTTACAGATATTATCTCGTAGAACCAAAAACAATCCAATTTTAGTTGGGGAACCTGGAACTGGTAAAACAGCGATTGCAGAAGGTTTAGCACACCGAATTGTAGATGGTGATGTACCAGAAAACCTAAAAGGAAAACTTATTTTTTCTTTAGATATGGGTGCATTAATTGCAGGAGCAAAATATAAAGGTGAATTTGAAGAGCGTTTAAAATCGGTAATTAAAGAAGTAACAAGTGCAGATGGAGATATTGTACTTTTTATTGATGAAATTCATACGTTAGTGGGTGCTGGTGGAGGACAAGGAGCTATGGATGCTGCAAATATTTTAAAACCAGCTTTAGCGCGTGGAGAGTTGCGTGCAATTGGTGCAACTACGTTGGATGAATATCAGAAATACTTTGAAAAAGACAAAGCATTAGAAAGACGTTTTCAAAAAGTACAAGTAAATGAACCAGATACGGAAAGTGCTATTTCTATTTTAAGAGGTATTAAAGATAAATATGAAACACACCATAAAGTGCGTATTAAAGATGAAGCGATTATTGGTGCTGTAGAATTATCGCAACGTTATATTACCAATCGATTTTTACCCGATAAAGCGATTGATTTAATGGATGAAGCCATGGCAAAATTGCGTATGGAAATCAATTCTAAACCAGAAGACTTAGATGTTTTAGACAGAAAAGTGATGCAGTTAGAAATTGAAATAGAAGCCATTAAACGTGAAAAAGATGAAACGAAGTTAAAATCTTTACGTTCTGATTTAGCAAACCTAAAAGAAGAACGCAATGAAATGAATGCAAAGTGGAAATCTGAAAAAGAGGTTGTAGATAATATTCAGAATGCAAAAGCTACCATAGAAGATTTAAAAATGGAAGCGGAAAGAGCAGAACGTGATGGAGATTACGGTAAAGTTGCCGAAATTAGATACGGGAAAATGCAAAAAGCCCAAGAAGATTTAGAAGTTTTCCAAAAAGTTTTGTCTGAAAATCAATCTGAAAAATCTTTAATAAAAGAGGAAGTAACATATGATGATATTGCAGAAGTAGTTGCTAAATGGACAGGTGTTCCGGTAACAAAAATGATACAGTCTGAGCGTGAAAAATTGTTACGATTAGAAGGTCAATTACATAAAAGAGTGGTTGGACAAGAAGAAGCAATTATTGCGGTTTCTGATGCTGTTAGACGTTCTAGAGCTGGTTTGCAAAATCCGAACAAACCTATTGGTAGTTTCTTGTTTTTAGGAACCACCGGAGTTGGTAAAACTGAGTTAGCAAAAGCCTTGGCAGAATATCTTTTTGATGATGAAAACGCCATGACGCGTATTGATATGAGTGAATATCAAGAAAAACATTCTGTAAGTAGATTGGTAGGAGCGCCTCCGGGATATGTTGGGTATGATGAAGGTGGTCAATTAACAGAAGCTGTTAGAAGAAGACCATATTCTGTAGTGCTTTTAGATGAAATTGAAAAAGCGCATCCAGATACTTTTAATGTATTGTTGCAAGTTTTAGACGAAGGTAGATTAACGGACAATAAAGGACGTGTAGCTGATTTTAAAAACACGATTATAATTATGACTTCTAACATGGGAAGTCATATAATTCAAGAGAAATTTAGCGATCCAAAAGCAGATTTAGACGCTGTTACTGAGTTAGCAAAAATTGAAGTTTTAGCGTTGTTAAAACAATCTGTAAGACCAGAGTTTTTAAACAGAATAGATGATGTAATTATGTTTACCCCTTTAAACAAGGAAAACATATTTGAAATTGTAAAATTACAAATAGATCATTTAAAGAAAATGATTGGTAAACAAGAAATTACGTTAGACGCAACCGATGAAGCTATTACATATTTGTCTGAAAAAGGATATCAGCCAGAATTTGGAGCAAGACCTGTAAAAAGAGTTATTCAGAAAGAGGTATTGAACCAGCTTTCTAAAGAAATTTTATCAGGCAAAATAACTACAGATAGTATTATTTTAATTGATGCTTTTGATGATCAGTTGGTGTTTAGAAATCAGTCTGATTTGGTTGAGAATGCATAA
- a CDS encoding VWA domain-containing protein: protein MTTFLAEIKNDKSINEKFDVNSFSFGGDVKSLDSLSFIENETNVSKAITAVNELYEDKIAPIILLSDGNQTIGNDYEFINSKQKIYPIVFGDTVQYKDLKISQLNVNKYSYIKNKFPIEVLLNYEGKEDVTSQFSIYKNGKTIFTKKIQFSTKENSKTIAANLTSNKEGLQYYTASIRKIEGEKNTKNNTKNFSVEVIDEQTKVLVLTSVLHPDLGVLKKSIESNKQRSVDVFLVGDFKNQTNDYQLIILNQPNSKFNKIINEIKTNNSNYFLISGVNTDWSFINKQQLGFSKKTINQTENYGAFFNDSFLTFLQKDIGFNQFPPLKDQFGEVAISKEHQTLLYQNINGLETKQPLLATLEENNHKFGALFGEGLWKWRAASFLNSSSFQDFDAFIGNIVQYLASNKKRNRLEVNAESLYPANSTIDISAFYTDKNYLFDARAALEITITNKETKKVIKRPFSLMHNSYQTEIENLASGNYSYKVTVIGQNINKYGQFKITETQIEEQFTNANSKKLLKLADKTNGKLFFKNEVAQLKLALLEDKTFYTTQKSIVKEQNLIDWKWILFIVIGLFTVEWFVRKYYGKI, encoded by the coding sequence ATGACAACATTTTTAGCAGAAATTAAAAATGATAAAAGCATTAACGAGAAATTTGATGTTAATAGTTTTAGTTTTGGGGGTGATGTAAAGTCTCTAGATTCGCTTTCTTTTATAGAGAACGAAACCAATGTATCTAAAGCAATAACGGCTGTAAATGAATTGTATGAGGATAAAATTGCACCAATAATCTTATTATCAGACGGAAACCAAACGATTGGTAATGATTATGAGTTTATCAATTCGAAACAAAAAATATATCCTATTGTTTTTGGTGATACTGTTCAGTATAAAGATTTAAAAATAAGTCAGTTAAATGTTAATAAATACAGTTATATAAAAAATAAATTCCCCATTGAGGTATTGTTGAATTACGAAGGAAAAGAAGATGTTACTTCACAATTTTCAATATATAAAAACGGAAAAACCATTTTTACTAAAAAAATACAATTTTCAACAAAAGAAAACTCTAAAACGATTGCTGCGAATTTAACATCAAACAAAGAGGGATTGCAATATTACACCGCATCAATTAGAAAGATAGAGGGGGAGAAAAACACAAAGAATAATACCAAAAATTTCTCTGTAGAAGTAATCGATGAACAAACAAAAGTACTTGTTTTAACATCTGTTTTACATCCTGACTTAGGAGTTTTGAAAAAATCAATAGAAAGTAATAAACAACGTTCTGTAGATGTTTTTTTAGTTGGTGATTTTAAAAATCAAACAAATGATTATCAATTAATTATATTAAATCAACCAAACAGTAAGTTTAATAAAATTATAAATGAAATTAAAACGAATAATAGCAATTATTTTTTAATTTCTGGGGTAAATACAGATTGGAGTTTTATCAATAAACAACAATTAGGTTTTTCAAAAAAAACAATCAATCAAACAGAAAATTATGGTGCATTTTTTAATGATTCTTTTTTAACGTTTTTACAAAAAGATATTGGCTTTAATCAATTTCCTCCGCTTAAAGATCAATTTGGAGAGGTTGCAATTTCTAAAGAGCATCAGACATTATTATATCAAAATATAAACGGATTAGAAACTAAACAACCTTTATTGGCAACTTTAGAAGAGAACAATCATAAATTTGGGGCGTTATTCGGAGAAGGTTTATGGAAATGGAGAGCAGCTAGTTTTTTAAACTCAAGTTCCTTTCAAGATTTTGATGCATTTATAGGAAATATAGTACAATATTTAGCATCCAATAAAAAGAGAAATCGATTAGAGGTAAATGCAGAATCTTTATATCCTGCTAATTCAACTATTGATATATCGGCATTTTATACGGATAAAAATTATTTATTTGATGCAAGGGCTGCGTTAGAAATTACAATAACTAATAAGGAAACTAAAAAGGTAATAAAAAGACCTTTTTCATTGATGCATAATTCTTATCAAACAGAAATTGAAAATCTTGCTTCTGGGAATTATAGTTATAAAGTTACTGTTATTGGTCAGAATATTAATAAATACGGTCAATTTAAAATTACAGAAACTCAAATAGAAGAACAATTTACCAATGCAAATTCTAAGAAACTCTTAAAGTTAGCAGATAAAACAAACGGAAAATTATTTTTTAAAAATGAAGTAGCTCAATTAAAATTGGCCCTTTTAGAGGATAAAACATTTTATACAACTCAGAAATCTATTGTTAAAGAACAAAATTTAATAGATTGGAAATGGATTTTATTCATTGTAATTGGTTTATTTACGGTAGAATGGTTTGTTAGAAAATATTATGGAAAAATTTAA
- a CDS encoding carboxypeptidase-like regulatory domain-containing protein yields the protein MQRLLYILCLFASLSTFSQNDSIRVKTLKGQIIHAETKKALSAAHILNLNSVQGTITNDRGFFEIHTKANDTILVSYLGYASIKLKITNDLLKGNELLIALYEKPEEVREVVIKSTQLIGVLEIDVKQVPKDRFTRIKINGLPQTYEVGKPKGKDFSSPIDALFQPVDFLYNLFGKKPKQLKKLQKLKKEDNLRKMLSGKFDREVMMEYLQMDRQELTELLTDCNYSEYFIKKASDLQMIEAVLDCYENYKALKKGKIERDKIPVKD from the coding sequence ATGCAAAGACTATTATATATTTTGTGCTTATTCGCTTCTTTAAGCACATTCTCTCAGAACGACTCTATTCGTGTTAAAACTTTAAAAGGGCAAATTATACATGCCGAAACTAAAAAAGCTTTAAGCGCTGCTCATATATTAAATTTAAACAGCGTACAAGGTACAATTACAAACGATAGAGGTTTTTTTGAAATACATACAAAAGCGAATGACACCATTCTAGTTTCGTATTTAGGATACGCATCAATAAAGCTAAAAATTACAAACGATTTATTAAAAGGAAACGAATTATTAATTGCGCTATATGAAAAACCAGAAGAAGTTAGAGAAGTTGTTATTAAATCTACCCAATTAATTGGTGTTTTAGAAATTGATGTAAAACAAGTGCCTAAAGATCGATTTACAAGAATTAAAATTAACGGATTACCACAAACTTATGAAGTTGGTAAACCTAAAGGAAAAGACTTCTCCTCTCCTATTGATGCTTTATTTCAACCCGTTGATTTCTTATACAATCTCTTCGGAAAAAAACCGAAGCAATTAAAAAAATTACAAAAACTAAAGAAAGAAGATAATTTACGTAAAATGTTATCTGGTAAATTTGACAGGGAAGTAATGATGGAATACCTGCAAATGGACAGACAAGAACTTACAGAACTCTTAACAGACTGTAATTACTCTGAATATTTTATTAAAAAAGCTTCAGATTTACAAATGATAGAAGCGGTATTAGATTGTTATGAAAACTACAAAGCACTAAAAAAAGGAAAGATTGAGCGAGATAAAATTCCTGTAAAGGATTAA